Proteins encoded in a region of the Megalops cyprinoides isolate fMegCyp1 chromosome 3, fMegCyp1.pri, whole genome shotgun sequence genome:
- the LOC118773909 gene encoding matrix metalloproteinase-28-like: MSVYAEALSEGKFWTLVLRLLPLLFVKAAVGSPVSRIDRVETAAVEGFLEKYGYLHQENHRHNAVEVTSAVREFQWLSHLPVTGRLDRATLQQMTAPRCGVGDEGSQRAWARRVNSIFLGQPATSGQHRRSKRYSQPGEKWYKRHLTYRIVNWPRHLSPGQVQLAVRAAFQLWSNVSALAFQEVTQGPADIRLAFFEGEHNDGTGNAFDGPGGALAHAFFPCRGEAHFDMAERWTLNGLKGHNLFMVIAHEIGHTLGLEHSPVRHALMSPYYKKLGKALVLSWDDITAVQQLYGKPPSGQLVRLPGRAFSSALQDWELSQGAMGDPDSAQPHYCQGFFDAITVDQNGSVLIFRGGLFWTVSAQGNVSTPVPLQQRWPQLPLAIEAAAFSPLDSKFYFFKGRRMWRYSGSDLDPGFPKQSEKVGLPRHPDCAFYYAPLGHMVLFKGSRYFVLNLRTLSPEPYYPRALADWRGVPREANGALSWSDGQLYFFKEEQFWRFDPGKVRVTGRGQWAGELEWTGCRKTHGANDIL; encoded by the exons GGCTTCCTGGAGAAATATGGCTATCTGCACCAGGAAAACCACAGACACAACGCAGTGGAGGTCACCTCAGCGGTCAG GGAGTTCCAGTGGCTGTCCCACCTACCTGTCACCGGGCGGCTCGACCGGGCCACCCTGCAGCAGATGACCGCTCCCAGGTGTGGAGTGGGGGACGAGGGCAGCCAGCGTGCCTGGGCCAGGCGGGTCAACAGCATCTTCCTGGGTCAGCCGGCCACCAGCGGCCAGCACAGACGCAGCAAACGCTACAGCCAGCCAG GGGAGAAGTGGTACAAGCGGCACCTGACCTACAGGATCGTCAACTGGCCACGCCACCTGTCCCCGGGGCAGGTACAGCTGGCAGTGCGCGCTGCCTTCCAGCTGTGGAGCAACGTGTCCGCCCTGGCCTTCCAGGAGGTGACGCAGGGCCCCGCCGACATCCGGCTGGCCTTCTTCGAGGGCGAGCACAACGACGGCACGGGGAACGCCTTCGACGGCCCAG GGGGAGCTCTCGCCCACGCATTCTTCCCTTGTCGCGGCGAGGCACACTTTGACATGGCAGAGCGTTGGACGCTGAATGGCCTCAAGGGACACAACCTGTTCATGGTGATCGCACATGAGATCGGGCACACTCTGGGGCTCGAGCACTCGCCTGTGCGCCACGCCCTGATGTCACCTTACTACAAAAAGCTGGGCAAAGCCTTGGTGCTGAGctgggatgacatcactgctgttcAGCAGCTCTATG GAAAGCCCCCGAGTGGTCAGCTGGTCCGGCTCCCAGGCCGGGCGTTCAGCTCAGCTCTGCAGGACTGGGAGCTGTCCCAGGGGGCCATGGGAGATCCTGACTCTGCCCAGCCCCACTACTGCCAGGGATTCTTTGATGCCATCACTGTGG ACCAGAACGGCTCAGTCCTGATATTTCGAGGGGGGCTGTTTTGGACGGTTTCCGCCCAGGGAAATGTGAGCACACCCGTACCCCTCCAGCAGCGCTGGCCGCAGCTCCCTCTGGCTATAGAGGCAGCTGCCTTCTCACCGCTGGACAGCAAGTTCTACTTTTTCAAAG GCAGGCGAATGTGGCGTTACTCCGGCAGCGATCTGGACCCTGGCTTTCCCAAGCAGAGTGAGAAGGTGGGTCTCCCCAGACACCCAGACTGTGCCTTCTACTACGCCCCCCTGGGCCACATGGTCCTATTCAAAGGCTCACGCTACTTCGTGCTCAACCTGAGAACTCTGAGCCCAGAGCCGTACTACCCCCGCGCTCTGGCCGACTGGAGGGGCGTCCCTCGCGAGGCCAACGGGGCCCTCAGCTGGTCCGACGGCCAGCTCTACTTCTTCAAGGAGGAGCAGTTTTGGAGGTTTGACCCGGGAAAAGTTCGGGTGACAGGCCGTGGACAGTGGGCCGGAGAGCTGGAGTGGACTGGCTGCCGGAAGACTCATGGGGCCAATGACATCCTCTGA